From Dermochelys coriacea isolate rDerCor1 chromosome 9, rDerCor1.pri.v4, whole genome shotgun sequence, one genomic window encodes:
- the TAF9B gene encoding transcription initiation factor TFIID subunit 9B, with translation MEQSKMASPKSAPKDAQVMAQILKDMGITEYEPRVINQMLEFAYRYVTTILEDAKIYSSHAKKSSVDADDVRLAIQCRTDQSFTSPPPRDFLLDIARQKNQTPLPLIKPYSGPRLPPDRYCLTAPNYRLKSLQKKVSSSAGRITVPRLSVGAVSSRPSTPTLGTPSAQTVAVSTKVGTPVSLTGQRFTVQIPSSQTTVKSATPTTPTVQNVLINPSLIGSKNILITTNMVSSQNAVSEANPLKRKHEDDDDYDNL, from the exons ATGGAGCAAAGCAAGATGGCGTCTCCCAAGAGCGCGCCTAAGGATGCTCAG GTTATGGCGCAGATCCTGAAGGACATGGGGATCACGGAGTATGAACCTCGGGTTATCAATCAGATGTTGGAATTCGCCTACA GGTATGTGACTACTATATTGGAAGATGCGAAAATTTACTCAAGTCATGCTAAGAAGTCAAGTGTTGATGCAGATGATGTGAGACTAGCAATCCAGTGTCGAACAGACCAGTCatttacctctcctcccccaagagAT TTTTTGCTAGATATTGCAAGACAAAAGAATCAGACCCCACTGCCATTGATAAAGCCGTATTCTGGACCCAGACTACCACCTGATAGATACTGTTTAACAGCTCCAAATTACAGACTTAAGTCCTTGCAAAAAAAG GTCTCTTCCTCTGCAGGAAGAATAACAGTGCCCCGACTAAGTGTTGGTGCTGTAAGTAGTAGACCTAGCACGCCTACGTTAG GAACTCCTTCAGCACAAACAGTAGCTGTTTCAACAAAAGTTGGCACTCCGGTATCACTGACGGGTCAAAGGTTCACTGTACAGATCCCATCCTCTCAGACAACAGTCAAATCAG CAACGCCTACTACCCCTACAGTTCAGAACGTTCTGATTAATCCTTCATTAATTGGATCAAAAAACATTCTGATTACTACAAATATGGTATCATCACAGAATGCAGTCAGTGAGGCAAATCCATTGAAAAGGAAgcatgaagatgatgatgattatgatAATTTGTAA